Proteins encoded in a region of the Mixophyes fleayi isolate aMixFle1 chromosome 5, aMixFle1.hap1, whole genome shotgun sequence genome:
- the NRSN1 gene encoding neurensin-1 translates to MSTCADICGSKQSQSTPEGGYHRYGVRSYLHQFYEDCTASIWEYDDDFQIQRSPSRWSSIFWKVGLISGIILMLTGITVLAVGFLVSPKIEAFGEDDFVVVDSHAVQFNGALDICKLSGAIMFCIGGTTLAACLLMSAFAKSYSKEEKYLQQKFKERIADLKAHVHPVMKAPAPGESKIPVTLSKVQNVQPLSET, encoded by the exons ATGAGTACGTGTGCTGACATCTGTGGGTCCAAGCAATCACAAAGTACTCCAGAAGGAGGATACCATCGTTATGGAGTTCGATCCTACCTGCACCAATTTTATGAGGACTGTACAGCTTCAATATGGgaatatgatgatgattttcaGATACAGAGATCGCCCAGTAGGTGGAGCTCTATTTTCTGGAAG GTCGGACTCATATCGGGCATTATCCTCATGCTGACAGGTATAACGGTACTTGCTGTTGGGTTTCTGGTGTCACCTAAAATTGAAGCCTTCGGAGAAGATGATTTTGTTGTTGTGGATAGTCATGCTGTCCAATTTAATGGAGCActtgatatttgtaaattgtcaGGTGCAATTATGTTTTGCATTGGGGGAACTACATTGGCAGCATGTCTATTAATGTCTGCTTTTGCTAAAAGTTACTCCAAAGAAGAGAAATACCTTCAACAAAAATTTAAAGAGAGAATAGCAGACCTTAAGGCTCACGTGCACCCTGTTATGAAGGCCCCAGCTCCTGGAGAATCAAAGATACCTGTCACTCTGTCCAAAGTTCAAAATGTCCAACCTTTATCTGAAACCTGA